From the Pseudorca crassidens isolate mPseCra1 chromosome 18, mPseCra1.hap1, whole genome shotgun sequence genome, one window contains:
- the SLC46A3 gene encoding lysosomal proton-coupled steroid conjugate and bile acid symporter SLC46A3 isoform X2, whose amino-acid sequence MKIPFVEPAICFSVFAMTLTAPLTTQYVYRRVWEETGNYSIAPDSNVSECAKNKSSPIFTFQEEVQKKVSLFNLQMDISGLIPGLVSTFMLLSHSDHGGRKFPLILSSVGALANSAWLCLLSYFAFPIQLLIASTFLVALCGNYTTLLGASFAYIVDQCKEKKQRTIRIAIIDFLLGIVTGLTGLSSGYFIRELGFVWSFLIATMALTVNLIYILFFLEDSMKEPSSQNVSVSWTEGFKNLFYRTYVLFKNNSGEQRSLLCLLLFTMITYFFVTAGISPIFILYELDSPLCWDEVLIGYGSALGSVSFFSSFLGIWLFSYCMEDIHMAFIGIFTTMVGMAMTAFARTTLMMFLGTMFACLAFLETLGGITAVSTFNGIYSATVAWYKGFVFLLSAVLLLIPAISLCAVKCISRNAGSYVLLIQEESSEDTSDR is encoded by the exons ATGAAGATTCCATTTGTGGAACCTGCCATCTGCTTCAGTGTATTTGCTATGACTTTGACTGCTCCACTGACAACACAATACGTGTACAGGAGAGTATGGGAGGAAACAGGCAACTACAGCATTGCACCCGATAGCAATGTTTCTGAGTgtgcaaaaaacaaaagcagcccAATTTTCACATTCCAGGag GAAGTTCAGAAAAAAGTGTCTCTTTTTAATCTGCAGATGGACATAAGTGGGTTAATTCCTGGTCTCGTGTCTACATTCATGCTTCTGTCTCATAGTGACCACGGAGGACGAAAATTCCCTTTGATTTTGTCTTCTGTTGGTGCTCTTGCAAACAGTGCTTGGCTCTGTTTGCTTTCCTATTTTGCCTTTCCAATCCAGCTTTTGATTGCATCTACATTTTTGGTTGCACTTTGTGGCAATTACACCACACTTCTGGGAGCCTCTTTTGCCTACATAGTTGATCaatgtaaagaaaagaaacaaagaacaattcGAATAGCTATAATTGACTTCCTGCTTGGAATTGTCACTGGATTAACAGGATTGTCTTCTGGCTATTTTATTAGAGAACTAGGTTTTGTGTGGTCGTTTTTAATTGCTACTATGGCTCTTACTGTTaacttgatttatattttattctttcttgaggATTCGATGAAAGAGCCTTCATCTCAGAATGTTTCTGTATCATGGACTGAAggctttaaaaacttattttaccGAACTTacgtgctttttaaaaataattctggtgAGCAACGATCTTTGCTCTGTTTGTTGCTTTTTACAATGATCACTTATTTTTTCGTGACAGCTGGCATTTCCCCCATTTTTATCCTTTATGAATTGGATTCACCGCTCTGCTGGGATGAAGTTTTAATAGGTTATGGATCAGCGTTGGGTAGTGTCTCTTTTTTCAGCAGTTTCCTAGGAATATGGCTTTTTTCTTATTGTATGGAAGATATTCACATGGCCTTCATTGGAATTTTTACCACCATGGTAGGAATGGCTATGACTGCTTTTGCCAGAACAACATTGATGATGTTTTTAG GCACCATGTTCGCTTGTCTCGCTTTCTTAGAAACACTTGGCGGAATCACTGCAGTTTCTACTTTCAACGGAATTTATTCAGCCACTGTTGCTTGGTACAAAGGCTTCGTCTTTCTGCTCTCCGCTGTTTTATTACTAATTCCAGCCATCAGTCTATG TGCTGTCAAGTGCATCAGCAGGAATGCGGGAAGCTATGTCCTTCTTATACAAGAAGAATCCAGCGAAGACACTTCAGACAGATGA
- the SLC46A3 gene encoding lysosomal proton-coupled steroid conjugate and bile acid symporter SLC46A3 isoform X1 encodes MKIPFVEPAICFSVFAMTLTAPLTTQYVYRRVWEETGNYSIAPDSNVSECAKNKSSPIFTFQEEVQKKVSLFNLQMDISGLIPGLVSTFMLLSHSDHGGRKFPLILSSVGALANSAWLCLLSYFAFPIQLLIASTFLVALCGNYTTLLGASFAYIVDQCKEKKQRTIRIAIIDFLLGIVTGLTGLSSGYFIRELGFVWSFLIATMALTVNLIYILFFLEDSMKEPSSQNVSVSWTEGFKNLFYRTYVLFKNNSGEQRSLLCLLLFTMITYFFVTAGISPIFILYELDSPLCWDEVLIGYGSALGSVSFFSSFLGIWLFSYCMEDIHMAFIGIFTTMVGMAMTAFARTTLMMFLVRLPFLFTVVPFSVLRSMISKVVRSTEQGTMFACLAFLETLGGITAVSTFNGIYSATVAWYKGFVFLLSAVLLLIPAISLCAVKCISRNAGSYVLLIQEESSEDTSDR; translated from the exons ATGAAGATTCCATTTGTGGAACCTGCCATCTGCTTCAGTGTATTTGCTATGACTTTGACTGCTCCACTGACAACACAATACGTGTACAGGAGAGTATGGGAGGAAACAGGCAACTACAGCATTGCACCCGATAGCAATGTTTCTGAGTgtgcaaaaaacaaaagcagcccAATTTTCACATTCCAGGag GAAGTTCAGAAAAAAGTGTCTCTTTTTAATCTGCAGATGGACATAAGTGGGTTAATTCCTGGTCTCGTGTCTACATTCATGCTTCTGTCTCATAGTGACCACGGAGGACGAAAATTCCCTTTGATTTTGTCTTCTGTTGGTGCTCTTGCAAACAGTGCTTGGCTCTGTTTGCTTTCCTATTTTGCCTTTCCAATCCAGCTTTTGATTGCATCTACATTTTTGGTTGCACTTTGTGGCAATTACACCACACTTCTGGGAGCCTCTTTTGCCTACATAGTTGATCaatgtaaagaaaagaaacaaagaacaattcGAATAGCTATAATTGACTTCCTGCTTGGAATTGTCACTGGATTAACAGGATTGTCTTCTGGCTATTTTATTAGAGAACTAGGTTTTGTGTGGTCGTTTTTAATTGCTACTATGGCTCTTACTGTTaacttgatttatattttattctttcttgaggATTCGATGAAAGAGCCTTCATCTCAGAATGTTTCTGTATCATGGACTGAAggctttaaaaacttattttaccGAACTTacgtgctttttaaaaataattctggtgAGCAACGATCTTTGCTCTGTTTGTTGCTTTTTACAATGATCACTTATTTTTTCGTGACAGCTGGCATTTCCCCCATTTTTATCCTTTATGAATTGGATTCACCGCTCTGCTGGGATGAAGTTTTAATAGGTTATGGATCAGCGTTGGGTAGTGTCTCTTTTTTCAGCAGTTTCCTAGGAATATGGCTTTTTTCTTATTGTATGGAAGATATTCACATGGCCTTCATTGGAATTTTTACCACCATGGTAGGAATGGCTATGACTGCTTTTGCCAGAACAACATTGATGATGTTTTTAG TCAGGCTGCCATTCCTTTTCACTGTTGTGCCATTCTCTGTTCTACGGTCCATGATATCAAAAGTGGTTCGTTCTACTGAACAAG GCACCATGTTCGCTTGTCTCGCTTTCTTAGAAACACTTGGCGGAATCACTGCAGTTTCTACTTTCAACGGAATTTATTCAGCCACTGTTGCTTGGTACAAAGGCTTCGTCTTTCTGCTCTCCGCTGTTTTATTACTAATTCCAGCCATCAGTCTATG TGCTGTCAAGTGCATCAGCAGGAATGCGGGAAGCTATGTCCTTCTTATACAAGAAGAATCCAGCGAAGACACTTCAGACAGATGA